CATCGAAGACGTGCTGGAGCCGTTCCTGATTCAGCAGGGCTTTATGGTACGAACGCCCCGTGGGCGGATGGTAACCTCCAGCGCCTACCGCCATTTTGGTGTGGTGGCCCCGAAAACCGGCGCTGAGGATGACCTCTTTGACTGAAAACGGTACGAAAGAACGCTTTGAATTACCTATCCGGGTGTATATAGAAGATACAGACGCTGGTGGTATCGTCTTCCATGCCAAGTATCTTCACTACATGGAACGGGCCAGAACCGAGTGGGTGCGTAGCCACGGTGTTGGCTTGAGGGCCGGCCTGGAAGACAACATAAGTTACGTGGTTCAGCGCATGAACCTGCACTATAAGGTGCCGGCCAAACTGGACGACCAACTGCTGGTTACTGCAGAGCCCACGGCCTCATCCCGGGTTTGGATGAACTTTCGGCAGCAGGTGCTGCGAGCGGCAGACCGGCAGTTGTTGTGCGAGGCCGATGTGCGGGTGGCCTGCATCGCACTGGATACCGGCAAGCCCAAGAGGTTGCCTGAAAACATGCAAGAGATTCTGAAGAAATCCATTTAGTTTATTGAAAAGCCTACAAACATAGTTGGGAGTGCACAGTGGAAGCGGAACTTTCAGTCTGGTATCTGATTGCCAATGCCGGGGTTTTGGTGCAGTTGGTCATGCTGTTGCTGGTGTTGGCATCGGTGGTGTCCTGGGCTTTGATTTTTCAACGCATTCAGGTGTTCCGGAAAGCGAAGCAGGCGCAGCTGGCCTTTGAAGAACGGTTTTGGTCCGGCATGGATCT
The window above is part of the Marinobacter sp. THAF197a genome. Proteins encoded here:
- the ybgC gene encoding tol-pal system-associated acyl-CoA thioesterase, whose translation is MTSLTENGTKERFELPIRVYIEDTDAGGIVFHAKYLHYMERARTEWVRSHGVGLRAGLEDNISYVVQRMNLHYKVPAKLDDQLLVTAEPTASSRVWMNFRQQVLRAADRQLLCEADVRVACIALDTGKPKRLPENMQEILKKSI